From the Desulfobacterales bacterium genome, one window contains:
- a CDS encoding glycogen/starch synthase: protein MDNALRNNPRVLIVTPEVTYLPDRMASHAGFLTAKAGGLADVSAALIKALFDQGADVHVAMPDYRSIFADRLAPFLKKEQSDIRKVMPDDRIHLAEDRAFFYLNRVYSDYGEENTKLAIAFQREVMNNIIPRVQPDLIHCNDWMTALIPAMSRRLGIPCLFTIHNIHTVKSTLAYIEDRGIDAAYFWYHLFYEKMIYSYEDARESVPVDFLASGVFAAHFVNTVSHTFLQEIVNGKFAFISEPLRRELANKFYAGCAVGILNAPDPVFNPESDIHIAYRYGSSDHAAGKRKNKLFLQKNLGLIEDKNAPLFFWPSRLDPIQKGCQLLAEILYRVVSNYWNRNLQIVFIANGDYQRIFRDIVIFHGIHNRLAVCDFNEEMEHQAYAAADYILMPSRFEPCGLPQMIAPIYGALPVAHDTGGIHDTVVHMDAENSSGNGFLFKTYDSGGLMWAIDQAMGFYELPAKVKQKQISRVMQQSAQTFTHAVTAQEYIALYGKILQRPLLETAPNGAL from the coding sequence GTGGATAATGCTTTACGAAATAATCCGCGTGTTCTGATTGTAACGCCGGAGGTCACCTACCTGCCCGACCGGATGGCAAGCCATGCCGGTTTCCTGACAGCCAAGGCCGGGGGTCTGGCGGATGTGTCCGCCGCCCTGATCAAGGCCCTTTTTGACCAGGGCGCGGATGTTCATGTGGCCATGCCGGATTACCGTTCCATCTTTGCGGACCGGCTGGCCCCTTTTTTAAAGAAAGAACAGAGCGACATCCGCAAAGTGATGCCGGACGACCGGATTCATCTGGCCGAAGACAGGGCCTTCTTTTACCTGAATCGGGTATATTCCGATTACGGCGAAGAGAACACGAAGCTGGCCATCGCATTTCAGCGGGAAGTCATGAACAATATCATTCCCCGGGTCCAGCCGGACCTGATCCATTGTAACGACTGGATGACCGCGTTGATACCGGCGATGTCGCGCCGCCTCGGCATTCCCTGTCTCTTTACCATCCATAACATCCATACCGTCAAAAGCACCCTGGCCTATATTGAAGACCGCGGGATTGATGCGGCTTATTTCTGGTACCATCTGTTTTACGAGAAAATGATCTATTCTTATGAGGACGCCCGCGAATCTGTTCCGGTTGATTTTCTGGCCAGCGGCGTCTTTGCGGCCCATTTTGTGAATACCGTCAGCCATACTTTCCTACAGGAAATCGTCAACGGCAAGTTTGCTTTTATATCCGAACCGCTACGCCGCGAGCTTGCCAACAAGTTTTACGCCGGCTGCGCCGTCGGCATCTTAAATGCGCCCGACCCGGTTTTCAATCCGGAAAGCGATATCCATATCGCCTATCGCTATGGGAGCAGCGACCATGCGGCCGGCAAACGGAAAAACAAGCTTTTCTTGCAAAAGAACCTGGGATTGATCGAGGATAAAAACGCGCCGCTCTTTTTCTGGCCGTCACGCCTGGACCCCATCCAAAAGGGGTGCCAGCTGCTGGCCGAGATTCTCTATCGGGTTGTTTCAAACTACTGGAACCGGAACCTGCAGATCGTTTTTATCGCCAATGGCGATTATCAGCGGATTTTTAGAGACATCGTTATTTTTCATGGCATCCATAACCGGTTGGCTGTGTGTGATTTCAATGAAGAAATGGAGCACCAGGCCTATGCTGCGGCGGATTATATTCTGATGCCCTCTCGCTTTGAGCCCTGCGGGCTTCCCCAGATGATTGCGCCCATTTACGGCGCCCTTCCAGTGGCCCACGATACCGGCGGCATCCATGATACGGTGGTTCATATGGATGCGGAAAACAGCAGCGGCAACGGCTTTTTATTCAAGACTTATGATTCCGGCGGCCTGATGTGGGCCATCGATCAGGCCATGGGCTTTTACGAACTGCCGGCAAAGGTGAAGCAGAAACAGATCTCCCGGGTCATGCAGCAAAGCGCCCAAACCTTTACCCATGCGGTTACGGCCCAGGAATATATCGCGCTTTACGGAAAAATACTCCAGCGTCCGCTGCTGGAGACAGCTCCCAACGGAGCCCTTTAA